A genomic region of Carassius carassius chromosome 13, fCarCar2.1, whole genome shotgun sequence contains the following coding sequences:
- the LOC132155903 gene encoding tyrosine-protein kinase BAZ1B-like, with translation MAPLLGRKPYPLVKPLSEPPGPAEEVFIIEHTKEAFRNKEEYEARLRRYAERIWTCKSTGSNQLTHKEAWEEEQEVTELLQEEYPVWFEKPVLEIVHHNTVSLDKLVDLAWLEILTKYAVDEECDFLVGKDKTLRVKVVKIHPLENPPEENVEKKLEGACDSPSSDKENASQENQKKEPQSKEQDGRRESLSDRARRSPRKLPTSMKEEKKKWVMPKFLPHKYDVKLLNEDKVISDVPVDSLFRTERPPNKEIMRYFIRHYALRLGSGESAPWVVEDELVKKYNLPSKFSDFLLDPQKFLAEHPSAKRKSMSSPEGKPNKKLKTADTGKDSEGVKVKGEKKKKKKDSQNIPLSPTLWSHMQVKKVNGSPLKMKNSGTSKKCDGENILSTPKSNKKQGDKKSTDPKKSRKSGVTKTPNSQKLSRKEDKSTGSAKKPKMKQMTLLDLAKSPPAAASPKKQGRRSSTGSAKLGKPLPPMALHLLRFYKENKGKEDKKATLSSLLSKTAKTLSAEDRGRLPEELKDLVQKRWELLEQKRQWALLTEEEKQDVLRKKRQEVKQKLREKAKERREKEMQMRREMSRRYEDQELEGKSLPTFRLFDMPEGLPNTLFGDIAMVVEFLHCYSGLLMPDDQYPITSVALMEALAGDKAGFLYLNRVLVVLLQTLLQDELAEGYSELDMPLSEIPLTMHSVSELVRLCLRPTDAHEEESGRGSDDWQPGAGYDDVVSSEFLEKLETSEVFELTSQEKVSLLVALCHRILMTYSVEDHVEAVQQRSAELWKERLAALKEVNERKRAEKQKRKEQMEAKTDASGDVLMRAERRKDSNVKKETPKVPAKVEPEPEDMISTVKSRRLMSIQAKKEKEEQERLNKERMEKEAEEERIRRQKAAAEKAFQEAVSKAKLVMKRTPLGTDRNHNRYWLFSDVVPGLYIEKGWVHESIDYTFTLPPEEEPASTEEDKEEETEDGEKEDEGSIVSTSNENGQQGAPVPETCIETTVPKQGQNLWFVCDSQKDLDELIESLHPQGVRESELKHRLQVNYQDILHSIHLTKKGNPGLKSCDGYQELLKYLRSDIFEVASRLQKGGLGNMEDTSDFEERVHDLEKLQDFGECVITLQESVIKKFLQGFMAPKQKKKKKTGGEESTTAEEVDDQKRLAEEARVATAVEKWKTAVREAQTFSRMHVLLGMLDACIKWDMSAENARCKVCRRKGEDDKLILCDECNKAFHLFCLRPALYRIPAGEWLCPACQPTVARRSSRGRNYNEDTEEEEDSEEEDEEESEEDESEEEYRDTGHSLRPRKKVKSSLKPKVQSKPPQKKHSPSSAKSALRPSSKPDPKTSLRSASRPDLRPAPKTDPKPASKQSPKSRPRPSNPADIDELVRQSSKPLSKKQAIELEKCEEILQKLIKYRHSWPFREPVSAEEAEDYEDIISCPMDFTTMQDKFRSSQYQSASDFLEDVKLIFSNAEEYNQPNSNVLTCMTRTEQAFIELVQKILPGNVYMRRRTLKRQAAHSEEDDKEEEEGRKKIQNGKQGRARQEEDSGRRKTRQRKQADSESEEDEEKDVTVRRKSKRTNRKDYREQDSDNERDSRRTRLRQTARGVTDDKEASSDEDSGVQRHSKRLKRS, from the exons ATGGCACCGTTACTAGGCCGGAAGCCGTACCCGTTGGTTAAGCCACTGTCGGAGCCGCCGGGCCCAGCAGAGGAGGTGTTCATCATCGAGCACACCAAAGAGGCCTTCAGGAACAAAGA AGAGTATGAAGCTCGACTGCGCAGGTATGCAGAGCGGATATGGACATGCAAAAGCACCGGCAGCAACCAGCTCACACATAAAGAGGCTTGGGAAGAAGAACAGGAGGTCACAGAGCT gctTCAGGAGGAGTATCCCGTGTGGTTTGAGAAGCCTGTTCTGGAGATCGTGCACCATAACACAGTATCTCTGGATAAACTAGTGGATCTGGCCTGGTTGGAGATTCTCACCAAGTATGCTGTGGATGAGGAGTGCGACTTCTTG GTTGGCAAGGATAAGACATTGCGCGTGAAAGTGGTAAAGATTCATCCGCTGGAGAATCCTCCAGAAGAAAATGTGGAGAAAAAGCTGGAAGGAGCTTGTGATTCTCCGTCCAGTGATAAAGAGAACGCTAGTCAGGAGAACCAGAAGAAGGAGCCACAGTCCAAAGAGCAGGACGGCAGGAGAGAGAGTCTCT CTGATAGGGCCCGCCGCTCACCCAGAAAACTCCCAACCAGTAtgaaagaagagaagaagaaatgggTCATGCCCAAATTTTTGCCCCACAAATATGATGTCAAACTTCTCAATGAGGACAAAGTGATAAGTGACGTCCCTGTAGACAGCCTGTTCAGAACTGAGCGGCCCCCCAACAAAGAAATAATGCGCTACTTCATCAGACACTACGCTCTGAGGTTAGGCTCAGGAGAGAGCGCCCCCTGGGTGGTGGAGGATGAGCTGGTGAAAAAGTACAACCTGCCAAGCAAATTCAGCGACTTTTTACTGGACCCTCAGAAG TTTTTGGCAGAACATCCTTCAGCTAAGAGGAAAAGCATGAGTTCACCGGAAGGTAAACCCAATAAGAAGCTGAAGACTGCAGATACGGGAAAAGACAGTGAGGGAGTAAAAGTAAAAggggaaaagaagaaaaagaaaaaagattcccAGAACATACCTCTCAGCCCAACCCTCTGGAGTCATATGCAG GTGAAGAAAGTTAATGGATCtcctttaaaaatgaaaaactcaGGTACATCTAAGAAATGTGATGGAGAAAACATCCTCAGCACTCCAAAATCTAATAAAAAGCAAGGAGACAAAAAATCCACTGACCCCAAAAAGAGCCGCAAGAGTGGGGTCACCAAGACTCCCAATAGCCAGAAGCTCTCCAGAAAGGAAGACAAAAGCACCGGAAGCGCCAAGAAACCCAAAATGAAGCAGATGACCCTTTTGGATCTTGCCAAAAGCCCACCTGCAGCAGCTAGCCCAAAAAAGCAAGGCCGACGTTCAAGTACTGGTTCTGCTAAGCTGGGCAAACCGTTGCCGCCCATGGCCTTACATCTCCTTCGGTTTTACAAGGAGAATAAAGGCAAAGAAGACAAGAAGGCCACTCTATCCTCTCTGTTGTCTAAGACAGCAAAAACGCTGTCCGCAGAAGATCGTGGCAGGCTTCCTGAGGAGCTGAAAGATCTAGTTCAAAAACGTTGGGAACTACTTGAGCAGAAACGCCAGTGGGCCCTTTTGACAGAGGAGGAGAAACAGGATGTACTGCGGAAGAAGCGCCAGGAAGTAAAGCAGAAACTGCGTGAGAAAGCCAAAGAGCGGAGAGAAAAAGAAATGCAGATGAGGCGGGAGATGTCCCGCCGTTATGAAGACCAGGAGCTCGAAGGCAAGAGCTTGCCGACGTTCCGTTTGTTCGACATGCCCGAGGGGCTTCCCAACACCCTCTTTGGTGACATAGCCATGGTAGTTGAGTTTCTTCACTGCTACTCTGGCCTCCTGATGCCTGATGACCAGTATCCCATCACCTCTGTCGCTCTGATGGAGGCTTTAGCTGGAGATAAGGCAGGTTTCCTGTACTTGAACCGTGTGCTGGTGGTGCTGCTGCAAACACTTCTGCAAGATGAACTGGCCGAAGGTTACAGTGAACTGGACATGCCCTTATCGGAAATCCCTCTGACCATGCACTCCGTATCCGAGCTGGTGCGCTTGTGTTTGCGGCCAACGGATGCCCATGAAGAAGAGAGCGGCCGCGGCTCAGACGACTGGCAGCCCGGTGCTGGCTACGATGACGTGGTGAGCAGTGAGTTCTTGGAAAAGCTTGAGACTTCGGAGGTGTTTGAACTGACCTCTCAGGAGAAGGTCAGCCTGCTGGTGGCGCTGTGTCATCGTATCCTCATGACTTATTCGGTGGAGGATCACGTGGAGGCCGTGCAGCAGCGGTCAGCCGAGCTGTGGAAGGAGCGGCTTGCCGCACTTAAAGAAGTCAATGAACGTAAAAGGGCAGAGAAGCAGAAACGCAAAGAGCAGATGGAGGCAAAAACCGATGCTAGTGGAGATGTACTAATGAGGGCAGAGAGGAGGAAAGattcaaatgtgaaaaaagaGACCCCTAAGGTCCCCGCCAAAGTGGAACCAGAGCCAGAGGACATGATCAGCACAGTGAAAAGCAGACGTCTGATGTCCATTCAGGCcaagaaagaaaaggaagagcAGGAACGGCTAAACAAAG AGCGTATGGAGAAGGAAGCGGAAGAGGAGCGAATCAGAAGGCAGAAAGCTGCAGCAGAGAAAGCCTTCCAGGAAGCCGTCAGTAAAGCGAAGCTGGTGATGAAGAGAACTCCGCTGGGTACTGACCGCAATCATAACCGCTACTGGCTGTTCTCTGATGTGGTTCCCGGCCTGTATATTGAGAAGGGCTGGGTTCATGAGAGTATAGACTACACATTCACTCTTCCTCCTGAAGAGGAGCCGGCGTCGACAGAGGAAGACAAAGAGGAGGAGACCGAAG ATGGAGAGAAAGAGGATGAGGGCAGCATAGTCAGCACTTCTAATGAAAATGGTCAGCAGGGGGCACCAGTGCCTGAGACCTGTATTGAGACCACCGTGCCCAAACAAGGCCAAAACCTCTG GTTTGTGTGTGATTCACAAAAAGACCTCGATGAGCTAATAGAAAGTCTTCACCCTCAGGGAGTAAGAGAGAGTGAACTCAAACACAGGCTTCAGGTTAA TTATCAGGACATCTTGCATTCCATCCATCTGACGAAAAAAGGTAACCCAGGCCTGAAGAGCTGTGACGGATACCAGGAGCTGCTTAAATACTTGCGCAGTGACATTTTCGAGGTAGCCTCCCGTCTCCAGAAAGGAGGACTTGGAAACATGGAGGACACATCTGATTTTGAGGAGAGG GTGCATGACCTGGAGAAGCTGCAGGACTTTGGGgagtgtgtgatcactctgcaaGAGAGCGTGATCAAGAAGTTTCTGCAGGGCTTTATGGCACccaaacagaagaagaaaaagaagaccgGGGGAGAGGAGAGCACGACGGCAGAGGAAGTGGATGATCAGAAGAGACTGGCTGAAGAGGCcagg GTAGCAACAGCGGTGGAGAAGTGGAAAACTGCCGTCCGTGAAGCTCAGACTTTCTCTCGCATGCATGTTCTGCTCGGCATGCTGGATGCCTGCATCAAGTGGGATATGTCTGCAGAGAACGCTCGCTGTAAAGTGTGCCGCAGGAAAG GAGAGGATGACAAGTTGATTCTGTGTGATGAGTGTAATAAAGCCTTCCATCTGTTCTGTCTGCGGCCGGCACTATACCGTATACCGGCGGGTGAGTGGCTGTGCCCTGCCTGTCAGCCGACCGTCGCCCGACGCAGCTCTAGGGGCAG AAATTATAATGAGgacactgaggaagaggaggattcagaggaggaagatgaagaagagtCTGAAGAGGACGAATCAGAAGAAGAATACAGGGACACGGGCCACAGCT TGAGACCTAGGAAGAAGGTGAAGTCGTCTTTGAAGCCCAAAGTGCAGAGTAAACCACCACAGAAGAAGCATTCGCCTTCTAGTGCCAAATCAGCTCTGAGACCTTCTTCCAAGCCAGATCCAAAAACTTCACTCAGATCTGCATCCAGACCAGATCTTAGACCTGCTCCCAAAACTGATCCTAAACCTGCATCCAAACAGTCACCTAAATCACGACCTAGACCAAGCAACCCTGCAGACATCGATGAGCTG GTCAGACAGAGCTCCAAGCCTCTATCGAAGAAACAAGCTATTGAGCTGGAGAaatgtgaggagatccttcagaaGCTGATCAAATACAGACACAGCTGGCCCTTCAG GGAACCCGTGTCTGCTGAAGAGGCCGAGGATTATGAGGACATCATCAGCTGCCCGATGGACTTCACCACCATGCAGGACAAGTTCAGATCCTCCCAGTACCAGAGCGCCAGCGATTTCCTTGAGGACGTGAAGCTCATCTTCTCAAACGCAGAGGAATACAACCAGCCCAACAGCAATGTCCTGACCTGCATGACACGCACCGAGCAGGCGTTTATCGAGCTAGTGCAGAAGATCCTCCCTGGGAACGTCTATATGCGACGCAGAACACTCAAACGCCAGGCCGCTCACTCTGAAGAGGATGacaaggaagaggaggagggcaGGAAGAAGATACAAAATGGGAAGCAGGGGAGAGCCAGACAGGAGGAAGACTCTGGACGGAGGAAGACCAGACAGCGGAAACAAGCTGACAGCGAAAGTGAGGAAGACGAGGAGAAAGACGTGACCGTGAGAAGGAAGAGCAAGCGGACAAATCGCAAAGATTATCGGGAGCAGGACAGCGACAATGAGAGGGACAGCAGGAGAACTAGATTGAGACAGACTGCACGAGGTGTGACTGATGACAAGGAGGCCAGCAGTGACGAGGACTCGGGCGTCCAGCGACATTCCAAGAGGCTCAAGCGATCATGA
- the LOC132155571 gene encoding B-cell CLL/lymphoma 7 protein family member B-B-like — MSGRSVRAETRSRAKDDIKKVMAAIERVRRWEKKWVTVGDSSLRIFKWVPVTETKQIYKPKVSGTAMRGLKGFPTDVVLENARSVLLDFQDDNSNQSFLSDAYLSNTKVDSSSNSSPQHVSEAVSPSHAPFFRTEDSQPPTLGQETMDAEREASTTSSELTDEPPTLIKEDVLSLSTQEEEDVIGAPPLKRVCTEQSSTLS; from the exons atgtCGGGACGGTCCGTGCGAGCGGAGACACGCAGCCGTGCAAAAGATGATATCAAAAAAGTGATGGCGGCAATTGAAAGGGTCCGTCGATG GGAAAAAAAGTGGGTTACAGTGGGCGACTCGTCATTACGGATATTCAAATGGGTCCCGGTTACAGAAACTAAACAG aTATACAAGCCTAAAGTGTCAGGTACTGCGATGAGGGGACTGAAGGGCTTTCCTACAGATGTAGTGTTGGAAAACGCCCGCTCCGTGCTACTGGATTTTCAGG ATGACAACAGCAACCAGAGTTTCCTATCAGATGCCTATCTGTCTAATACCAAAGTGGACAGCAGCAGCAACTCCAGTCCACAGCACGTAAGTGAGGCAGTGAGCCCTTCACACGCACCCTTCTTCCGTACAGAGGACTCCCAGCCGCCCACCCTGGGACAGGAGACCATGGATGCCGAGAGAG AGGCATCAACAACCAGCAGTGAGCTGACGGATGAGCCTCCAACTCTAATTAAAGAAGATGTGTTGTCTCTCTCTACTCAG GAGGAAGAGGATGTGATTGGAGCCCCGCCGCTTAAAAGAGTTTGTACTGAGCAAAGCTCAACTCTCAGTTAG